CCCCCAAATGGTTCCAACATGGAGAAAGCCTTTCTTCAAATCCAACAAATTGTCAATCTCTGTCAATTTCAGCCCATAACTGTACCACCATCTTGGCTGTGTTATCCTCTAAACATTCCTTTTATATCACCAGGAGTAGTGATGGTGACCTACACAGATATCCTCCTTAACTTCATTACATACCAAACATATACAGAATGCACATGACTTAATGTTTTTTTCCAAGTTCTTTCCCTGGAATTAGGAATCTAAACATGAAAGACACCAAAGACTGATCTGTTCCATAATCCAGTGGAATCTAATTATCTGTGATGTCTCCAAAAGGAATGAAAGCAGCATAAAGAACTTTGTTGTCCACCTCCTGTCAGCCCACCAAGCTCTTTCTGCACTAATGTCCTCCACACTCTTGAAGACAGCcacagggaggaaaaggaggggtCTCTACAGTCCTTTGAGTATACAAAATGACTTCTCCCCAACCTCTTCAGGCCGACATCTAGCCCCTGTGATCGCTTCCTAAACGGGCCCACCATCTccaatctctctctcctccatacAGACACTAAAATAATTCCAAAGAACCCCACAAATCTGATCACAATACTGCCCTCCTTAATAATGCCAAAAAGCTCATCAGTGCCCATAGGACAAGTCCAAATTCCTTAGCACAGTACTAAGACCTTCATAACCTGAGCCCTGTCCACCTCTCGGGCCTCTTTTTCCCCTTGCTTCCCCAGTGCCAACTATTTGACTCCAAGTGCTAGACTTCTTTACACCTCTGCACTTTTGCTCATTACTCTCCATTCAGTCCAGCACCTTGCTCCCACTTGGATGCCTAACTCCTGGCCTCTCAAACCTAGCTCTGGCCGGAACGCACCCGGAATGTTTGCCCTCATCTTTCCAGGCAGAGTGGTCATTCCCTGAAACCCCTACCCCGACCCTGTTCAAAAGCCAAACATACAATTGCATCACAGTGCTCACCAACCAGAGCAGTGACGCTATTTCCACAATTCCCCAGCCATTCTGGGAACACCTTCATCTAAAGAGCTAGGGTCGAGAGTTTGCGATGGGGTCCGAACCCCAACATCTCACCACCTGTCTGGGCACCGGACCGGAGGAAAATAGGCTTCGGGCAGTGCCAGGACCAGCAGAGCCATCAGGTAGCGAGCACGCGTCATAAGCCACGAGGTAACGCCCCATTACGAGACCCGGCCGTAGACGCTGCGTGCTGCGTGCCGCGTGCCTGCGTGCCGGCGTGCCGCCTGGGGCCAACCCCAATCACGATTCAACCAAGGCCTGGCCAGTGAAAATCCTCGGCCGCCCCGTGCCACCGCCTCTAGGTGGCAGCCATATTGCTGCCTGCCTCTTCCGCCGGAAGTGCGCTCCCGTGCCGCCACACGCCACGCCCCCTCAGACTAGCGCAGATGTTGCACCAACCAGGCCCTGCCACTGGTAGGTGTGGAGGCGTAGTCAGATAATAGaaaacacacacgcacagccGCATCAACTACGGTCGTCAGAAAATGGAGGAATCTATTGTAGATAGGGCCAGGCCTTAACGAAAAGGGGAGCCGGCCAAAAGGAAGGGCGTTCTGAATAAAGGGACTATGTGGGTAAGGCCCTAAGGAAGGACAGCCTGCCAAGCTCAAGACAGAAAAGGGTTCCTGGAGGGCAAATAGACTGTTTGACCTTGGCCAGGTTATAGTTGTTTAAAGGATTAAAGGAACCACGAAACACTTAGGACGTGAGCAATTGTTTGCTGCTGTCACTCTTACACCTATCTCCCAAGCCGTTTCCACTGGCAGGGAAAACCCCAGTTGCAGAATCTGCACAACTGGACCTGCTGAGCTGCATGCAGAACTGTCATAGGAGACAGAAAAGACTGACAAACCATAACCAGCACGTcccggggggggaggggcaggatcTATACATCTCTCGTATGTCCCTCAGAAATGTGCCAACCCTATATCAGGTCCAAGACCCGCTCTGATCAGACTCCTACCCGCTTAAGGTAAATGGGAGTCTCAATACAAAGTCCTCCCATAACAGAACGCAACAGACAGTTCTGCACACCTAGGTAATCCAGCCAGGAAGGGATAAAGTATATAGAACTTCCTTTGACCCTATTTACATCCTAAAAATACTTCCAGTGAAAGAGACTTCTAGAAAACTGTGTGGTCAGAGTAAAACATAAGACAGAAGCAGTTTTAtggaggtttttttctttattcagaaaCTTAAGACGTGGGTACATCAAATAAAACCaatttgggggggcggggcagaaatCAAAACccacaatagaaagaaaaagtcaacacTGTCTGAGCCATGGCAGAACccagagaatatatttttaattgaaaaattctAGGTGCTTCGTTAATTGACCTTTTGATACAAAATGACCTATTAAATTTGTAATTTGTGGTTCTTGATGTTGGAGTCCATAGGACAAGCTAGGAAGTCTTCAAACCTTAAGCTGAATTTCATGGGGGGTTATTTGGCTTTTGAATCCTGAAAAGAAAAGCACCAACATAAACAACTGAAAGAACCTGAGCACTGAAATCTCAGCCTCAGTGCTGACATTTTGGCCAGGACAAAATTCTGTTGGGGCTGTCCTCCGCAGTGGACGAAGTTGAACTGCAtcgctggcctctgcccactagatgccagtaacacATTCCCAGTTGTGAGACCCAAAAATGTCTCCTGACATTGGCAAAATGTCCTCTGAAGGGGCACACCTAGTTGAGAACCACTTACTTTGAGGATAGCTACAGTCTATAAAGACTCGCCCCCTACCCTTCCAGGCCATCCTGTCCTCAAAAGTTTCTCCAGTTTTATGGTCTTGCTTCAACTCCAAATGACAAGCCATGGGGCCATCCATGGCCATGTGAGGTCGACCTTAACCTCCACGCCAGCTCTGGCCCTTACCACCTGCACTTTCCCCTGGACTGCGCCTCTGCTCATTCCGTTGTCTTTCTTCTTCAGTCCTTGTCAGGGGTCCTAGTTGAGTTGCACTCACCCAAATCCCCTGAAGACAGAGGCCATGGCCCCCACGTCCAGAAGTCGACTGCAACACGCTGTGGTTGTAGTTAGGTGTGTGTCTCTCCCACTTTGACACACAGGCTTGTGTCTACCGTGTTCCCAGAGTTAAATAGTGCCTGTACACACAGCTGACCTCACCAATCTCAAATCAAACCAGGGAGATGTTCATAGAAATGAGGCTGTGGAATCTGATTATGACACACCTGTATATTCATTATTCCAGACCAAATATGGGATTCTTGAGAAAGTCTGGTTATAACCACCAGGAAAGAATAAGCTATATAGAACTGCTAACCAGGTACTCTTTATTGAGAAAACTGTTGTTTACTCCTTACAATTTATGACCTGTACTCTTCTCCATATTAATGTCCAgatgacagaaaaaaaacccagaagatgGCATGCCCAAGTTATCAGGTTAAATGGCAAAAAAGCATGGCTCTATATATTGTCCCTAATCTTTTAGGAAGATATTATTCATGAGTGAAAAccactgcagaaaacaaaaacagccaaaCGTACAGTTTTTCCTTGTCTAAGAGGTAGCAGCAGCAACAGCGCCCACCTTCTGGGCAGCTTCTTTCTTGGCATGATGAGCCTGTAGTACCGCCACAGCTTCATCCACCTGTGAGAAATCTCTAGGTTGTCAGTGACATCGAAGGAGAGCACCCAGCACTCTTCCCTGACGCCCAGGCCCAGTGATGGCTTCTCCTGGTGCTGACTGCTTTCTCAAACACCCACACCACAGCAGCTGCTTCTCTGTGCCATGCCTGAGGGTCCAAGACCAGCCATCCTCCTGGCCAGCTGAGCCCACCCATTTACCTTGGAGCGGAGAGACTCGGGGGACTCCAGCATGTGCAGCAGCTCGGAGTTGTCGATCTCCAGCAGCATTCCTGTGATCTTGCCAGCCAGGTTCGAATGCATGGTTTGGATGAGCGGGAACAAACGTTCTCCTGCAGGAAGATACTCAAGTAAAAACCAGGAAAGAACAGACACTGGTGTCCAGGTCAGTACCAGGCTCTGGCCCCTTCCTCTGCAAGCACGTGAGTCACTCACCCAGCATCTGCTTCTGCTCCTGGGGGGGTGCTGCGGCCAACATGGAGGCGGTCAGGGGCTCCTGCCCCTGCACGTGGACTGCAGGCTGGGATGCCTGGGAACCAGGAGAGGCAGCTGGTTAGCACCAAGGAAAGGTCTCTTGATGGTGATCAAAGCCTGACCGTTCAACGTCTGAAAGTCTATTGTGTGAAAGAGGAGGCCGAGATAGTCGCCCTTGCTGTCAAGGAACAACTGCAGCCTCGAGGGATGGAGAGAGCTAGGTGAGGAACAGTGGTGTGGGCGGAGAAACACAGCCAGCTACaagtggaagggaagggaaataacaaacctgcgatgcttggaaATCATCTACTGAATTATTGTAATTTATTCAAGGTTAAATTACTCAAAGTTACCCAAGAATTTGAAACCTTATTAATAAATAAGGTACAGTGAACATCCGTCTATAAGAGCCTTTTCCTGAAAATTCCAGTTTTCCTTTAGGATGAATTCTTAGTAGAGACTGGGTCAAAGGGTATGAATACCAAACCACTTATAATTAATTACGTTCCACATTACCTTTATTGTACCAAGTTTTTACTATATCAAATGCTTGAGGACTCTCAACATGCAATGTCAGTGCCTGTCACAGCCCTGAAAGTAGAGCCTTataggcaaaaaatattccacacagcaTCAAGTCCTGGGAAATATTCAACTTAGCACAGAGCAGAGGAAGCAGCTCGTGGATCACAAGGCTGAGTGTGGCTCCTCCAAGCGAAGTGCTACCAAGCTTTTCAACAAACTAGCTGCCACTGTGGcttgcctggggttggggggtgggcagacACAGCTCCAGAAACAAGTTCCAGCTCAGAGAATCTGAGATCTGGGCCCAACTGCCCATGCCAGCTTTCCTGTGACGTGAAGTTCTTTCCTGCCTTAATGTACTGATTATCTTGCTGAGCAACTAAGGATCCACTAAGCCAGGGGaggtgaaaaagaaatgcaagctCCAGGCGCTGAATGAATGCATATGTATTACTTTGTGTGAAGGAGAGCAGGAAGCACCAGCTGTCTCCTCTGGGGCATTCGAGTGAACTGTGTGTCATCAGGAAGAACACTTCTAAGCCCTTTCTCGCCCACTAGAGAGCCCTTCTAGGGCAGAGTCACCACACAGGACATGTCATCCTGACACAGAGCAGGCAATTAATACCTGAAGGAATCAAAGCAAGGAATCTTTTAAATCATACAGAAACGGGGGAAATCCTTTCAGCGTTGTCTGGTGGCCCTCACCTGCAGAGGTGGTATGGCAGGATGAGGGCTGCGGACACTGGAGGCATACTTGTAAGGTGCGACAGCCCgtggagcagcagcagccacagcagcacgAGGCGCTAAGTTCTGCACAGCTGTGGGAACACCTTAGGAGAAGAACAAGTAAAATTAAAGCCCCTCAGTCTGGGCAAAGACCCGTCAAATCCCAGCTTTCCCCATTCTGTGTGCATCCAATACCACCtccagactggcagctgtcagtcagCCCTTGCTGGGCGGCACCAGCCCCACCAAAGTCCATAGCCAAGCGGTCCGGGCACTCAGACCCTACAACAGACCAGCAAACGCACATCAGTGTTGGCAGATGTCCAACTGGCCACGCCCCGTGGAAGGAGAAATTCCAAAGCATGTTCACACAACACATCACACACGGGGTCTCTAGTGCTACTCTCAAGGAACAGCCAACCGGTTAACATACAACTCTTTCCACCTTTCAGAATACAGGACAtactctgtaaaaaaaaatttccttaattGTCCCAACTCCACCCAAAAGAATGGGCTGCCTCTAGTCATCCAGCTAATAATCTTTCACAGTTAACCTTTTTTTACAAGTCAATAATGAGCAgagactctttaaaaaaagtaccCAACACTTCTAGAACGAACTGTCTCTCTGCCCCTTAGTACCTACCTAAGTACACAGCTAAGATTACAGAACCAGGATTGGAAAATGAGGCAACAAGCTGACCAACCCTGGGCACAGCCTAGTCATCCTgactccctcctccccaggccatACTTCTCAAGGCCGATTTGCTCACCGACTCTCTGAGCAGTAGTAGGGAGGCCACGAGAGGCCGGAGCATTACCAGTTGGAGCCAGATGGCGAAGAGTTGGACGAGGCCCAGCCTGGCGTATAGCACTTGGCATTCCCTGGAAGCCTGGCAGAAAGACAGAAATTGCACATCACAGATGAATGATGTGGACCAGAACCTAGGCTGCGCCTCACACGGCGCAGGCAGGAGAGGCGGGAGACCACAGTGATCAAATCCCTGTTCCCCACCACCTACCTTGAGGTCTCCCACCTTGCTGCCAGCGTGGATTAGGTCTCATCTGTGCTAACTGGTTAGGTGTGTAATATGGAGGCCTTCCCTGAGCCTGTAAGAAAGCGCACCCAAGCCTTTATTTTAAGGACCCAAGTCCACACGAGAGAACTATCTCATTTCATCTCACTACCGGGCCTTGGCTAATTCAGGTGGAGGCACTCTCTACTCAAAAGCTTGGGGTAAGAAAGGTCAGTCAATGGGGATTCTTTTACTCTATCCCTGCCACTCTGGGTGTGCCCAGGGGTAAGCCCCTCCTCCTTTTATCTGAAGGACCCTTACCCTTACATCCTGAATTCTGATATCCCAGACCCCCTCTCCCAACCACTACAGGAGCCACCATCAGTGGGCAGGCTCCACAGCCATGAACGTACAGTGGACCCACCTGAGGAACTGCAGGCACAAAGTAGCCACCGGCTGCAGGCTGGAACTGATTTAGGATGGCGTTGGCAGGGAGTGCTCTCATTCCAGCCACCCGCTGCATGTACTGGTTGGTCAGGTGGGCCTTCCgctcttccttcctctgggcCAGAGCAACATACAGGGGCTTGGAGCCCACGATGCGTCCGTTCATCTCAGTGACTGCTTTGGTTGCCTCTTCAGGAGATGAGAAGCAGACAAAGCCAAACCCTTTGCTTCTCCCGTCCTCCAGCATCACCTGCAACAGGAAGCCCGCTTGAGAACAAGGCGATCTATGTTCCGGCCACTATTTACCACCAGAAAAACTGGGTTCTGCTGAAGGAGTCACCATGTCCATGGTGGACTCCTTCACCATGGCGGGCTCCCCCCGCCCTGTCCCAGGATGTATCCCAGACCGACTGAGTCACAACTTCTAAGGGTAGGACCTAGACACTTCCTTGGCTAAATTCTAAAGTTCCCAACTAACGCTTAAACGAGGAACCGAAAGATGTTTCCTGATACCTAGCAGCAGAGCTACCTACTTCTGGGTACTCACACAAGAGACCGGGACAGCAGTGTCAAGCAATTTAATCGTAAAATTTATCTGTACAAGACTATGGTGAATGAAACTTATTTAGTAAGCTCTTAGCACAGTTAGGATTTGCTTTCGAAATACCACATGTGAGAAAGAGTTACAACCAATGACTCTCACCATTAATTCAATGGGAGTAACTGCAGAAAAATGACTAGCTGGGAGAAGCCTGGATTCTAGCCTCAGCCCTGAAACTTCTGAACTCCACAACATCAACAAAACACTTCCTTGCCCTCTGAGCCTGAGCTCCACGAGGCAAACGGCTACAACAGAGCACAGTCTACTAGTTCAGGTGGTGTTTTCTACAGTCAGTTGTTCACAAATGGCTCTTTCCTCACCTGAAAACGGTACTCATTACTTTCCCCAGCCTATCTGTTCAGAGTCACTGGTAGCAATAGGAATGTGTGCCTGGCACCCTTTGGTGTCTTAGCTCACTGCCCAGAGGGCCTTCTGAAGTAGAGGATGTGGAAGTAAAAATATGTATCAACCCAACAACTCCCTACCAGTGAGGTGGGCCAATAAGGTAAGAACGAGACACCTTGATCGTGAAAATGACGCCAATGTGGAGGGACTGagccaaaaaggaaaagggactcatggacatggacaacagtgtggtgattgctgggaggaggaggtataaggggactaaatagtaacgGAAAAATTACAGtggcttaaatttaaaaaagaaaaagcaaatgatgCCTATGAAACTAAGACGTGGTTCTTTTGCGCCCTTCTTGCAAATGCCGAGTGCACTGCTGCACAGGCGGGCAAGGAGAGACGGCGCCCCTTGCACTGGTGGAGGCCAGTCACGGGGGTGCTAGGAGGACAGCGGCAGGTAACTGGAGAAACCCCGCAGGCTGGCCTCTGGTCAACAGCTGCTGTGATGACGACAACACTCCCAGTTTGTGGGTGACTTAAGCCAAGGGCCAGGGCAGGGTCACCTGGAGTCTTTACTTGCCCAGATGGCCTCCTTTCCCATCACCTAAAGGACTTGGTGACATCTGGTGCATAGGGCCGGTGTCTACAACAGGTTATGACCCTAACTTCTAGATCCTGTCACACTCCCCAAGTGCCAAGGACACACGGCATCCCCTCCTCGTGTAATCAGCATTCTCTTGCTCAAGGATTCAAATTCCTTGACTTTAAAATGGGGTTCACACTTACCTTTCTAGCCCAGCTGATTTGACTATCGAAGAAAACCAAGCAAATGACACATATGGCAAAACACGGAAAAACGAACTTCCCGCTCTTTCCTCCTTTTACCAGGATGGAAGTTCCCATCCCAGTTCGAAAATCCTCCAAACCCCATTCGTTTAGGAGTGTGGCAGAGTTGTAGAGACAGGCCCCAAGACACATGGAAAACAACCCGTCTGGATTTCCTCTGCTCTTACTGTGGCACCATCTGTCCCCACACCAGCACGAAGCAGCAAAGAATGGGAAAGATTCAGGTGCTCTGGGGGGTGGCAGTGAGTTTCTGGGTCCGATTTATCTCCACACCCCAGGCCTTAGGAGACAGCGCCGTAATCACCTAATGAATTGTCCCTCTCCAGAGCATACACTCAGGCGGCTGAATGCCAGGAGGAATTGGTGAGATTAATGTGGCAGCTATCATCAGAAATGAACACAATTTAGATCCTACTCTGTCAATGAAACAAATGCCAATAACTTGCTAAAAGATCACGACTTCTGCTTTTAATCCCCCAACCTCAGTATAAAATACCTTAGCACTGGTGATGGATCCGAAAGGAGAAAACTCTTTCCTTAACTTCTCATCATCAATGGTGTCGTCCAAGTTCTTAATGTACAGATTCACCCCCTACAGCAGAAGGATCACTGTTAGTTGCTCTTTTGTGACCCATATATACTttaagacagtggttctcaaagtgtgggccCCAGACCAGCAGCTGATGCATCTCTGGATACTTGTTTGAAACGCAAATTTCTCAGGCCAGAATCCAAACCTAGTGAGTCAGGAACTCTGGGGACCAGCAACTCATGTTTTAACAAGCTCTGCACGGGATTCTGATGCATCCCAAAGCTGAGAAACCACCGCCCTGAGGTTCCGATAGGAGCATCAGTGCATCGATGAAGTCACATGCCGCTATCCTCTTCCCTCACAGCTGCTCTGGCTgaccacagcccccgccccccgcagggctCTTCTTGCCAGCATTCCAAACAAACCGGCATCATTTAAGTAAAAAGAACCCCTGGGACTGAAAAAAGACAGAGGCTTCCAGAAGTCTCTAAATGAATACACTAATCTCTCTGGTCCCTAGTAGGCATATCCTTTTAAACTTGGTGATGGTGAACAGGCCCCGAGTCCCTAAAAGCCTGTTGAAGATGTGGGTGCTTTGCCAACACATCTTCAATTCCCTGTTGGCAGGCTGTGCCAAGACCACCTCTCACCTGGTATCGACTAATTCTTTCCTGTTTCAGCTGTTCAAATTTCCGCTTTAACTCAGCCTGCCGTTCCACTTTCTTCTGTGCACGGCCTACAAAAATGACTTTCCCACTGATCTCTTTTCCATTCATCTCTTCCACGgcctaaagaagaaataaatacgCATCTTTAAAACAAgaggcaaaaggcagaaaaccgtacttgaaaaacaatttaaaacattgtttaaaaaacaacaacaagatgCAGAGACAGGGGCCTTGCTCTGGAGGTCTCTAAGCCTCActaaatattataagaaatctTCCCTCCAGTGCTAAAAACTAACATCACTGTCTCTGAAGCCAGCTAAGCAAATCCAGACTTCCTTACCAATAAAATGGGCTAATGTTTAGATGAGCTACCAGCCCAGATAATATAGGGGAAAAATACCACAgttgtataaatacacacacagtaGGCGTGAGCATACCTGGGTCACCCGGCTATCACTAGATTTCTCAGGTTCGTTTGCGGGTATTAAGTGATACATTCGAGGGCCTAACACAAGGCTTCCCCACAAGTGGCCGTTCTCTTGTTATCAGATCAACAACTCTGGCCCTTAGTTCCCTCAATGATGAATGGGAACAAACACCTgtcctattttcaacctacaaggCTGAGCAGCTATGGTGAGAAGTTTATGCCAAGTGCTTTGAAATCAGTCAACTGATACATTAACATGTAAAACCCCATAAGGCGGCAATTCCAGAATCCAGTAACTGCGCATCACTACTAGACACCCAGGTAATTCCAGCTCCACTGTGTCATCCAGGCCCTGCCCGCACTCTTGGGCCACTTCCTACATAGGTTTTCCCAACCCACATGGTACTCTCACCTTATTGGCATCCTCGTGTTTTTCATAACTCACGAAGCCAAAGCCTTTGGATTTCCCATTGGGATCTCTCATCACCTTGACACTTAGGGTCTTACCTATTACCAAAGGACAGAACTATTAGTAACACCATCTCCACCACAGCTCAAGAAGAGAGGCTTCTCCAGGAGCCCACTTAAGGCAACCTCCTGCCGCATCCAGATGGACTATTAGAGAGGCGCACCGTGCCTGGCCTTCTGATCCTGACTCAGCGGCCGAGATGGCCTTGGAGCTTGCAAGAGGCAGGGTAAAGCCAAGGGCCAAGGCCTGGAAGCTATTCTTATCTACCCTATGACCTTTGTCATGCAAGGTATTTTACTTCGGGGTCTAGGCGCCCTCTtctcttaaataaaaacagaagaatccCAGGTGTGGTGGACTGTGCACGAGGACACGGGGGCAAAGGACCCGACTTACCAAACTGGCTGAACAGCTCTTTCAGACTCTCGTCACCCATCTCTTCCCCAAAGTTTTTGATGTACACATTGGTGAACTCCTTGGCCTTGGCTCCAAGCTCGGCTTCTCGCTCTTTTCGAGACTTGAATCTGCCCACAAACCTAAGAAACCATGAAAAGCAGCGATCACCCTGAGGAACAAAACATGGTTTCCAGGGGCTCCCAGGAATGCAGGTTAAAGGCTGACAGGAGAGGTTAAAACACGAGTCCCAATCCAACCACCAACAGAGCAAGCTCAAAGACGCCCAAGTCCCcgcagaagagagaaagaggcaggccCGTCCTGCAGGAAccagccccagggctcctggctcAGACCAGGCTGCTCCTACCACATCACACTGCCTTCGTGAAGAAACCTGATGACCACGTTTTTTAAACGTTCATTTCTGTGCATCTATGTAAATGCATAGAAAAGGTCTGGAAGGATACAAaccaaactgttaacagtggtTAATCTGAGGAGTGAAACTGCTAGAGTGCACCAcctttaattttttcactttattcacTTCAGTGTTGTTTACACTTAACAGGAATGTATCCCTGCATTGAATATCTTAAGATTTCTTTCTACTGATGCCTTTGGGAGACTTGACAACTGGGCACATACACATTACTAATGCAGGCCATCTCCTGGTCTGTTCAACAACACAAAGGACAGAAAGGGTTTTTGCTTGCTACAGCCAAGACTCAgtgtcccttctcccctccctgcatGGTTCAGCTATGGTCCCCATCTGTCCACTGTGCAATGACCAATGCAAAGTAATAAGGTGTGTTATGAACAGCATCTTCTGCAATGGGATGAGATTTCTCATGGTAACCAAATTAAGTATTACTGTGGAGCCAGCCTTGAGTTAGAAAGCCACCAAGCCATAAGTTAGGTAAGTGGAGGTCTGGGGGCAATTTGGCATCAACCCCTAGTGAGTGATTGCATGGAGAGACCAAGGTCACGTGGCTAGTAAACAGCTCCTGGTCAGCCCAGGGCCCTCTCCACTCTGCCACTGGCCAAGACCCCTGCTCAGAGTGGGCTTAAGAGCCGTCCTCCAGCCAGCCCCAGTTGCCAATGCTCACAAAACCCAGAGACATATGCTTTTAAGGGAGAGGCGGCAGGCAGGCCATGGCTTGGGCAGAAAGCCCACCTTGGCGAGTCAAAAGGGCTGCCATGGCTCGGCAGGGAGACT
This Phyllostomus discolor isolate MPI-MPIP mPhyDis1 chromosome 5, mPhyDis1.pri.v3, whole genome shotgun sequence DNA region includes the following protein-coding sequences:
- the PABPC4 gene encoding polyadenylate-binding protein 4 isoform X4, which translates into the protein MNAAASSYPMASLYVGDLHSDVTEAMLYEKFSPAGPVLSIRVCRDMITRRSLGYAYVNFQQPADAERALDTMNFDVIKGKPIRIMWSQRDPSLRKSGVGNVFIKNLDKSIDNKALYDTFSAFGNILSCKVVCDENGSKGYAFVHFETQEAADKAIEKMNGMLLNDRKVFVGRFKSRKEREAELGAKAKEFTNVYIKNFGEEMGDESLKELFSQFGKTLSVKVMRDPNGKSKGFGFVSYEKHEDANKAVEEMNGKEISGKVIFVGRAQKKVERQAELKRKFEQLKQERISRYQGVNLYIKNLDDTIDDEKLRKEFSPFGSITSAKVMLEDGRSKGFGFVCFSSPEEATKAVTEMNGRIVGSKPLYVALAQRKEERKAHLTNQYMQRVAGMRALPANAILNQFQPAAGGYFVPAVPQAQGRPPYYTPNQLAQMRPNPRWQQGGRPQGFQGMPSAIRQAGPRPTLRHLAPTGVPTAVQNLAPRAAVAAAAPRAVAPYKYASSVRSPHPAIPPLQASQPAVHVQGQEPLTASMLAAAPPQEQKQMLGERLFPLIQTMHSNLAGKITGMLLEIDNSELLHMLESPESLRSKVDEAVAVLQAHHAKKEAAQKVGAVAAATS
- the PABPC4 gene encoding polyadenylate-binding protein 4 isoform X1, which gives rise to MNAAASSYPMASLYVGDLHSDVTEAMLYEKFSPAGPVLSIRVCRDMITRRSLGYAYVNFQQPADAERALDTMNFDVIKGKPIRIMWSQRDPSLRKSGVGNVFIKNLDKSIDNKALYDTFSAFGNILSCKVVCDENGSKGYAFVHFETQEAADKAIEKMNGMLLNDRKVFVGRFKSRKEREAELGAKAKEFTNVYIKNFGEEMGDESLKELFSQFGKTLSVKVMRDPNGKSKGFGFVSYEKHEDANKAVEEMNGKEISGKVIFVGRAQKKVERQAELKRKFEQLKQERISRYQGVNLYIKNLDDTIDDEKLRKEFSPFGSITSAKVMLEDGRSKGFGFVCFSSPEEATKAVTEMNGRIVGSKPLYVALAQRKEERKAHLTNQYMQRVAGMRALPANAILNQFQPAAGGYFVPAVPQAQGRPPYYTPNQLAQMRPNPRWQQGGRPQGFQGMPSAIRQAGPRPTLRHLAPTGNAPASRGLPTTAQRVGSECPDRLAMDFGGAGAAQQGLTDSCQSGGVPTAVQNLAPRAAVAAAAPRAVAPYKYASSVRSPHPAIPPLQASQPAVHVQGQEPLTASMLAAAPPQEQKQMLGERLFPLIQTMHSNLAGKITGMLLEIDNSELLHMLESPESLRSKVDEAVAVLQAHHAKKEAAQKVGAVAAATS
- the PABPC4 gene encoding polyadenylate-binding protein 4 isoform X2 — translated: MNAAASSYPMASLYVGDLHSDVTEAMLYEKFSPAGPVLSIRVCRDMITRRSLGYAYVNFQQPADAERALDTMNFDVIKGKPIRIMWSQRDPSLRKSGVGNVFIKNLDKSIDNKALYDTFSAFGNILSCKVVCDENGSKGYAFVHFETQEAADKAIEKMNGMLLNDRKVFVGRFKSRKEREAELGAKAKEFTNVYIKNFGEEMGDESLKELFSQFGKTLSVKVMRDPNGKSKGFGFVSYEKHEDANKAVEEMNGKEISGKVIFVGRAQKKVERQAELKRKFEQLKQERISRYQGVNLYIKNLDDTIDDEKLRKEFSPFGSITSAKVMLEDGRSKGFGFVCFSSPEEATKAVTEMNGRIVGSKPLYVALAQRKEERKAHLTNQYMQRVAGMRALPANAILNQFQPAAGGYFVPAVPQAQGRPPYYTPNQLAQMRPNPRWQQGGRPQGFQGMPSAIRQAGPRPTLRHLAPTGSECPDRLAMDFGGAGAAQQGLTDSCQSGGVPTAVQNLAPRAAVAAAAPRAVAPYKYASSVRSPHPAIPPLQASQPAVHVQGQEPLTASMLAAAPPQEQKQMLGERLFPLIQTMHSNLAGKITGMLLEIDNSELLHMLESPESLRSKVDEAVAVLQAHHAKKEAAQKVGAVAAATS
- the PABPC4 gene encoding polyadenylate-binding protein 4 isoform X3; amino-acid sequence: MNAAASSYPMASLYVGDLHSDVTEAMLYEKFSPAGPVLSIRVCRDMITRRSLGYAYVNFQQPADAERALDTMNFDVIKGKPIRIMWSQRDPSLRKSGVGNVFIKNLDKSIDNKALYDTFSAFGNILSCKVVCDENGSKGYAFVHFETQEAADKAIEKMNGMLLNDRKVFVGRFKSRKEREAELGAKAKEFTNVYIKNFGEEMGDESLKELFSQFGKTLSVKVMRDPNGKSKGFGFVSYEKHEDANKAVEEMNGKEISGKVIFVGRAQKKVERQAELKRKFEQLKQERISRYQGVNLYIKNLDDTIDDEKLRKEFSPFGSITSAKVMLEDGRSKGFGFVCFSSPEEATKAVTEMNGRIVGSKPLYVALAQRKEERKAHLTNQYMQRVAGMRALPANAILNQFQPAAGGYFVPAVPQAQGRPPYYTPNQLAQMRPNPRWQQGGRPQGFQGMPSAIRQAGPRPTLRHLAPTGNAPASRGLPTTAQRVGVPTAVQNLAPRAAVAAAAPRAVAPYKYASSVRSPHPAIPPLQASQPAVHVQGQEPLTASMLAAAPPQEQKQMLGERLFPLIQTMHSNLAGKITGMLLEIDNSELLHMLESPESLRSKVDEAVAVLQAHHAKKEAAQKVGAVAAATS